The following are from one region of the Streptomyces rubrogriseus genome:
- a CDS encoding sugar ABC transporter permease, with protein MSTSTAPTEAPAEQVAASTAPPRKVRGRGERSRAASLASHGVLTLASLVALFPVAWLVYLSLGPDKNDYLHPGRIWSKMTFDNYAFVLQDTNFFDWLKSSLIVSLGTTVIGVMVAATTGYAVSRMRFPGYKKLMWVLLVTQMFPIAVLIVPMYQILSKLQLIDNYFGLILVYCSTAVPYCAWLLKGYFDTIPFEIDEAGRVDGLTPFGTFFRLILPLARPGLAVAGFYSFITAFGEVAFASTFMLSDTKYTFAVGLQSFVSEHDAQRNLMAATAVLVAIPVSAFFYLVQKNLVTGLTAGGTKG; from the coding sequence ATGAGTACAAGCACCGCGCCCACCGAGGCCCCCGCCGAGCAGGTCGCCGCGTCCACCGCGCCGCCGCGCAAGGTCCGCGGCCGCGGCGAACGCAGCCGCGCCGCGTCCCTCGCCTCCCACGGCGTGCTGACCCTCGCGAGCCTCGTCGCGCTCTTCCCGGTCGCCTGGCTGGTCTACCTGTCCCTCGGCCCGGACAAGAACGACTACCTGCACCCCGGACGCATCTGGTCGAAGATGACCTTCGACAACTACGCGTTCGTGCTCCAGGACACCAACTTCTTCGACTGGCTGAAGAGCTCGCTGATCGTCTCGCTGGGCACCACGGTCATCGGCGTCATGGTCGCCGCCACCACCGGCTACGCGGTCTCGCGGATGCGCTTCCCGGGCTACAAGAAGCTCATGTGGGTCCTGCTGGTCACCCAGATGTTCCCGATCGCGGTCCTGATCGTGCCGATGTACCAGATCCTGTCGAAGCTCCAGCTCATCGACAACTACTTCGGCCTGATCCTGGTCTACTGCTCGACCGCGGTGCCGTACTGCGCCTGGCTGCTCAAGGGCTACTTCGACACCATCCCGTTCGAGATCGACGAGGCCGGGCGGGTGGACGGGCTGACGCCGTTCGGCACCTTCTTCCGGCTGATCCTGCCGCTGGCCCGGCCGGGCCTCGCGGTCGCCGGCTTCTACAGCTTCATCACCGCGTTCGGCGAGGTCGCCTTCGCCTCGACGTTCATGCTGAGCGACACGAAGTACACCTTCGCCGTCGGACTGCAGAGCTTCGTCAGCGAGCACGACGCCCAGCGCAACCTGATGGCGGCCACCGCCGTGCTCGTCGCGATACCCGTCTCC
- a CDS encoding carbohydrate ABC transporter permease, producing the protein MTVAIDRATGKRRGDRTPRPGLGRRLKDGYQKHWYAYAMIAPVAVVIGVLVLYPLGYGLYLTLTDANSLNSARTIGVNEIEATYKFVGLDNYADILWGPTAYDRFWSHFIWTIVWTAVCVGLHFFIGLGLALLLNQKLRGRTFYRLILVLPWAVPTFVTVFGWRFMLADQGIINSALDWLHLPTPAWLEDTFWQRFSAIMVNTWCGVPFMMVSLLGGLQSIDNSLYEASEMDGANAWQRFRYVTLPGLRSVSSTVVLLGIIWTFNQFAVIFLLFGNTAPDAQILVTWAYQLGFGQQPRDFAQSAAYGILLLAILIVFTSFYRRWLNRNEQQLAN; encoded by the coding sequence ATGACAGTCGCCATCGACCGCGCGACCGGCAAGCGCCGCGGTGACCGCACCCCGCGGCCCGGCCTCGGCCGGCGTCTGAAAGACGGCTACCAGAAGCACTGGTACGCCTACGCCATGATCGCGCCGGTGGCCGTCGTGATCGGCGTCCTCGTGCTGTACCCGCTGGGCTACGGCCTCTACCTCACCCTCACCGACGCCAACAGCCTCAACAGCGCGCGCACCATCGGCGTCAACGAGATCGAGGCCACCTACAAGTTCGTCGGCCTGGACAACTACGCCGACATCCTGTGGGGCCCGACGGCCTACGACCGGTTCTGGTCGCACTTCATCTGGACCATCGTGTGGACGGCGGTCTGCGTCGGCCTGCACTTCTTCATCGGCCTCGGGCTCGCGCTGCTGCTCAACCAGAAGCTGCGCGGCCGGACCTTCTACCGGCTGATCCTGGTCCTGCCCTGGGCCGTGCCCACCTTCGTCACCGTCTTCGGCTGGCGCTTCATGCTCGCCGACCAGGGCATCATCAACTCCGCCCTGGACTGGCTGCACCTGCCGACGCCCGCGTGGCTCGAGGACACCTTCTGGCAGCGTTTCTCCGCGATCATGGTCAACACCTGGTGCGGTGTGCCGTTCATGATGGTCTCGCTCCTGGGCGGCCTGCAGTCCATCGACAACAGCCTCTACGAGGCCTCCGAGATGGACGGCGCCAACGCCTGGCAGCGCTTCCGCTACGTCACCCTGCCCGGTCTGCGCTCGGTCAGCTCCACGGTCGTGCTGCTCGGCATCATCTGGACCTTCAACCAGTTCGCCGTGATCTTCCTGCTGTTCGGCAACACCGCCCCCGACGCGCAGATCCTCGTCACCTGGGCGTACCAGCTCGGCTTCGGACAGCAGCCGCGCGACTTCGCGCAGTCCGCGGCCTACGGCATCCTGCTGCTGGCCATCCTGATCGTCTTCACCTCCTTCTACCGCCGCTGGCTGAACCGCAATGAGCAGCAGCTCGCGAACTGA